The proteins below come from a single Methyloprofundus sedimenti genomic window:
- a CDS encoding alginate export family protein — translation MVVSSCVFADYEIVKGKYGKLAAILNINTAAFAEANPWFGKAQDNIGDTANFWWEFSTEAGLKASVNFFGDTELYGAYSFIYAQTVGHDASGLSFGYDNPGFGYTEKAYAGWRSGTLFPTLGKNAIDISGGRQNYQIGSGFLIYTGATNGGIEGAYWIGPRTAFKETVIGRINSGPTKIEVFHLVFDAAKEFNEAGSTNGVNLEFTLTSKNTFGFTYLHIYNTDNKIIDGLDVFDGRVDITPLPFWPQFTLNAEYAFEQKGSEFQSNGGFAKISYEFKNTRWTPTVSFRFAGLQGDNPDTVRDEGFTPLTYGMSEWGTWFQGEIIGEYVLANSNLFSYLVSLSAKPTKTLGMHLFYYHFNIDQSESLADNVTAHNFADEVDLIADWQVLDSLSLSAVLAMAIPGEAARQYTGGGQTWFHSMLYASWSL, via the coding sequence TTGGTTGTTAGTTCCTGCGTTTTTGCTGACTATGAGATAGTAAAAGGAAAATATGGCAAACTGGCAGCCATTTTAAATATCAATACAGCGGCATTTGCAGAAGCAAATCCTTGGTTTGGGAAAGCTCAGGACAATATCGGGGATACAGCAAATTTCTGGTGGGAATTTTCTACTGAAGCTGGGCTTAAAGCTTCAGTTAATTTTTTTGGAGATACTGAATTATATGGTGCATATAGTTTTATCTATGCCCAGACTGTAGGGCATGATGCATCAGGGTTAAGTTTTGGATATGATAATCCTGGGTTTGGATATACCGAAAAAGCCTATGCCGGCTGGCGTTCAGGTACGCTTTTCCCTACTCTGGGTAAGAATGCTATCGATATTTCTGGTGGTCGACAGAACTATCAAATTGGTAGCGGTTTCTTAATCTATACTGGTGCAACTAATGGCGGCATAGAAGGTGCCTATTGGATCGGTCCGCGTACAGCATTCAAAGAAACGGTGATAGGCCGTATTAATTCAGGCCCGACTAAAATTGAGGTATTTCATCTTGTATTTGACGCAGCTAAGGAATTTAACGAAGCCGGTAGTACCAATGGCGTTAACCTGGAATTTACGCTGACTAGCAAAAATACTTTCGGCTTTACTTATTTACATATCTATAATACCGATAATAAAATTATTGACGGGCTTGATGTCTTCGATGGCAGAGTCGATATTACACCGCTACCGTTTTGGCCCCAGTTCACATTAAATGCTGAGTATGCCTTTGAACAAAAGGGTAGTGAATTTCAGTCTAATGGTGGATTTGCCAAAATCAGTTACGAATTTAAAAATACGCGCTGGACACCTACTGTGAGTTTTCGTTTTGCAGGCTTACAGGGCGATAATCCAGATACTGTCCGGGATGAAGGGTTTACGCCTTTAACCTACGGCATGAGTGAGTGGGGAACCTGGTTTCAAGGGGAAATTATTGGTGAATATGTGCTGGCAAATAGTAATTTATTCAGTTATTTAGTTAGCTTAAGTGCTAAACCGACTAAAACACTGGGCATGCATTTATTTTATTATCATTTCAATATTGATCAGTCAGAGTCTTTAGCTGACAATGTAACAGCACATAATTTTGCCGATGAAGTGGATTTGATAGCTGACTGGCAAGTACTTGATAGTTTATCGCTCAGTGCTGTACTAGCTATGGCAATACCGGGAGAGGCTGCAAGACAATATACAGGTGGTGGACAGACCTGGTTTCATTCTATGCTGTATGCGTCATGGAGTTTATAG
- a CDS encoding NAD-binding protein, whose protein sequence is MLKLSKLQSLFLLEKKWLVSFSWFPQVPLALASALAGLMYLAPVMKATLGWDVVGTQFANELGDLVDPNILGISQSAIGALLLIMSLGLFLRSRLAWATCVLVIFFGLALQLTILAKSIHWWRIIFDGIILMLLLPAYHRFDRHNVRLGTLFALASVIVLNGYAVLGAYYLGDQFVPPITDLTTALYFIVVTITSVGYGDITPITMEARVFLISVITLGITVVSVSLGATLIPAFLNHLEKVTGKRNIIMERNNHYIIVGFSALASNTYRELTDRGEKVTVIMLSSEESKDPKFSDIDVVVGDGSDINTLKIAGGEEAKAILALLNDDSENAFVILAAKELDKPVKTVAAVNDVKNMNRIRKVHPSFVIAPQVLGSELLTMALTGEKVDSSTIMQRLMGQAKLVSDKD, encoded by the coding sequence ATGCTCAAGCTAAGTAAACTCCAATCACTATTTCTGCTGGAAAAAAAATGGCTAGTTTCCTTTAGCTGGTTTCCTCAGGTTCCACTTGCTCTCGCCTCAGCTTTGGCCGGCTTGATGTATTTGGCTCCAGTGATGAAAGCTACGCTGGGATGGGATGTTGTAGGAACGCAGTTTGCAAATGAACTTGGGGATTTAGTTGATCCAAATATTCTGGGAATCTCTCAATCTGCTATTGGCGCTTTATTACTGATTATGTCGCTAGGTTTATTCCTGCGTTCACGGCTTGCATGGGCAACGTGTGTTCTAGTGATCTTTTTTGGTTTGGCATTGCAGTTAACTATCTTAGCAAAGTCAATACACTGGTGGCGGATTATCTTTGATGGTATTATTTTAATGCTGCTGTTACCAGCCTATCATCGTTTTGACCGGCACAATGTTAGACTCGGTACTCTGTTCGCCTTGGCATCAGTAATAGTTTTAAATGGCTATGCTGTTTTGGGGGCTTATTATCTTGGTGATCAATTTGTCCCGCCGATCACGGATTTAACCACCGCGTTATACTTTATCGTGGTGACCATAACATCCGTTGGTTATGGTGATATAACACCGATTACAATGGAAGCGCGTGTTTTTTTGATTTCGGTTATTACTCTGGGAATTACAGTCGTCTCTGTTTCCTTAGGAGCCACCTTGATTCCGGCATTTTTAAATCACTTAGAGAAAGTAACGGGCAAAAGAAATATAATTATGGAACGTAATAATCATTACATTATCGTCGGCTTTTCCGCGCTCGCTAGTAACACCTATCGTGAGCTGACTGATCGCGGAGAGAAAGTTACCGTTATCATGCTTTCATCTGAGGAATCGAAAGACCCTAAATTTTCTGATATTGATGTAGTCGTTGGAGACGGTAGTGATATCAACACACTTAAAATAGCTGGGGGCGAGGAAGCAAAAGCAATTCTAGCTTTATTGAATGATGATTCTGAAAATGCCTTTGTTATTCTGGCAGCTAAAGAGCTTGATAAGCCTGTAAAAACCGTTGCAGCGGTCAACGATGTAAAAAATATGAACCGAATTCGGAAGGTGCATCCTTCTTTTGTGATTGCACCACAAGTGCTCGGAAGTGAACTGTTGACCATGGCTTTAACCGGTGAGAAAGTCGACAGTTCTACGATTATGCAGCGTTTAATGGGGCAAGCTAAATTGGTTTCTGACAAAGACTAA
- a CDS encoding MarC family protein, which translates to MLEYTNYIQIFIGLLAVLDPLAAVPIVVALAPEIKQQELKRLVHTVIFSVFTILIFGLFPTSRGSHYM; encoded by the coding sequence ATGCTTGAATATACAAATTATATACAAATCTTTATCGGTTTATTAGCCGTGCTGGATCCCTTGGCGGCAGTACCTATCGTCGTCGCACTGGCCCCAGAAATTAAACAACAGGAACTCAAGAGATTAGTACATACCGTCATTTTTTCAGTGTTTACTATCCTGATATTTGGGCTTTTCCCGACTTCGCGGGGTAGTCACTATATGTAG
- a CDS encoding ISL3 family transposase: protein MNPILLQIPLDLPDVQIEAFDTESKKGIIIKVQSTCKGTTCRQCHQPIDKFYGYGKEITLRHLPIFEQSVWIKIKPKRYQCPYCDQGPTTTQRCSWYDQKSPHTKAYEQWILRDLINSTITDISIKRGINEAAVEGIINRYIRQEVDWETIKSLPLLGLDEIALKKGHKDFVVIISGINEGGEKCILAVLPNRKKETVKIFLQSIPVEIKRTIQRACVDMYDGYSNAVYEELHGVEVVVDRFHVTKSYRACADNARIKEMKTLKKTLSSEDYAQLKGVMWLFRKSLWDLNEEQQIKLIQLFNYAPELKQIYIYREALTGIFNRPLSKSQAEAELNSWVEQVRNLKLDCFNSFIVTLQNWQHEITNYFLRRETSGFVEGLNNKIKVIKRRCYGIYDIGRLFQHIWLDVEGRRLFGYA, encoded by the coding sequence ATGAACCCGATATTGTTACAAATTCCTTTGGATTTACCCGATGTGCAAATAGAGGCATTTGATACTGAGTCTAAAAAAGGAATTATTATTAAAGTCCAAAGTACATGCAAAGGCACAACTTGTCGGCAATGCCATCAGCCTATCGATAAGTTTTATGGCTATGGCAAAGAAATTACGTTACGCCATTTACCGATCTTTGAACAGTCCGTCTGGATTAAGATCAAACCGAAGCGTTACCAATGCCCTTATTGTGATCAAGGCCCGACAACCACTCAGCGCTGTAGTTGGTATGATCAAAAAAGCCCACATACTAAAGCCTATGAACAGTGGATATTGCGCGACCTAATCAATAGCACAATAACCGACATCAGTATCAAACGTGGCATTAATGAAGCGGCTGTTGAAGGCATTATTAATCGTTATATTCGTCAAGAAGTGGATTGGGAGACAATAAAAAGCCTGCCATTACTTGGACTTGATGAGATTGCGTTAAAAAAAGGACATAAAGATTTTGTTGTTATCATTTCAGGGATCAATGAAGGCGGAGAAAAATGCATTTTGGCCGTATTGCCAAATCGCAAAAAGGAAACAGTAAAAATATTTCTACAAAGCATTCCCGTGGAAATTAAAAGAACAATACAACGTGCCTGCGTTGATATGTATGACGGCTACAGTAATGCAGTGTATGAGGAACTTCATGGCGTTGAGGTTGTGGTTGATCGATTCCATGTGACCAAAAGCTATCGAGCCTGTGCAGACAACGCAAGAATAAAAGAGATGAAAACACTGAAAAAGACGCTTTCTAGTGAGGATTATGCCCAACTGAAAGGCGTGATGTGGTTATTCCGAAAATCACTCTGGGACTTGAATGAAGAGCAACAAATTAAATTAATACAGCTCTTTAATTATGCGCCAGAGCTTAAGCAAATTTATATTTATCGGGAAGCATTGACGGGTATTTTTAACCGACCTTTAAGTAAAAGTCAGGCAGAAGCTGAGCTAAATTCATGGGTCGAGCAGGTTAGAAATCTGAAGTTGGACTGTTTCAACTCATTTATAGTGACCTTACAAAACTGGCAGCATGAAATCACTAATTATTTTCTTCGCCGTGAAACCAGTGGTTTTGTAGAGGGACTGAATAACAAAATTAAGGTGATCAAAAGACGTTGCTATGGCATTTATGATATAGGGCGTTTATTTCAGCATATTTGGCTTGATGTCGAAGGCCGACGTTTATTCGGATATGCTTAA
- a CDS encoding MarC family protein — MVTPRNREEPIFALFMGQYMLTYFSISINSFRVSGGILLMMMAIDMLHGKVSETLQTEQEMQEGETKESIAIVPLSIPLLAGPGAISYIILYAFRGAGLHHYLMMVLIIVLVVMILWGVLACIPWLNRHISRTGINVFTRLMGLIIAALAIEFIANGLKGLFPVLAAGI; from the coding sequence GTGGTCACCCCGCGAAATCGGGAAGAGCCGATATTTGCTTTGTTTATGGGCCAATACATGCTGACTTACTTTAGTATAAGCATTAATTCATTTCGGGTTTCTGGTGGCATTTTACTGATGATGATGGCTATTGATATGCTACACGGAAAAGTCAGTGAAACACTACAAACCGAACAGGAAATGCAAGAAGGTGAGACTAAAGAATCTATCGCAATCGTACCTTTATCAATACCGTTATTAGCTGGTCCGGGAGCCATTAGTTACATCATATTGTATGCTTTTAGAGGAGCTGGTTTGCATCATTATCTGATGATGGTGCTGATAATTGTTCTGGTAGTGATGATTTTATGGGGGGTGTTAGCGTGTATACCCTGGCTTAACAGGCATATCAGCCGTACAGGCATCAATGTATTTACCCGTTTAATGGGCTTGATTATTGCTGCTCTGGCGATTGAATTTATTGCTAATGGTTTAAAGGGTTTATTCCCGGTGTTGGCGGCCGGGATATAG
- a CDS encoding cation-transporting P-type ATPase: MIGQWLTDINNLSVTFYQWLSLPFVWPWLVILIAIFLGITSAWITWHILQRQQGSQPETQISADKTAWHSLSVEQVLDKLQASIHGLKQIEVNERQRQYGLNQLPEIKPRSAFLRFLSQFHNLFIYVLLFTAIVTLVLGHLVDSGVIFGVVIINALIGFIQEGKAEDALQAIRNMLSPQTSVLRDGKQIAVAAEQLVPGDIVALQSGDKVPADLRLFKCKNFRVQEAVLTGESLPVEKQIDPVAQNSELGDRLSMAYSGTLVSSGQATGLVIATGIDTEIGLISALVSKVETLVTPLLKQVAQFGLWLTSSILILATATFFFGHYYRGYDFTEMFMAAVGLAIAAIPEGLPAIMSITLAIGVQRMAKRHAIIRRLPAVETLGSVTVICSDKTGTLTCNEMTVTSVLTADSLYSVDGIGYNPHGNFQLEQQDITPDEYPVLGELARAALLCNDASLHEKHGNWLLHGDPTEGALLAMVLKAGLEIHLEQEKWPRTDVIPFESEHRFMATLHHDHSGHGFTYIKGAPERLLEMCTKQRNGSEDSLLNRHYWLEQMQLMAQKGQRLLAIAMKADANQQRNLTFADLETGLTLLGIVGMIDPPRGEAILAVQQCQAAGIAVKMITGDHADTAAAIGTQLGLCTQGEDVLSGHEIETLSDKELQQAVSKINIFARSSPEHKLRLVKAMQANGDIVAMTGDGVNDAPALKRADVGTAMGQKGTEAAKEAAEMVLADDNFASLAHAVMEGRTVYDNLKKAILFILPTNGGEALVIMAAIMMGRMLPITPVQILWVNMITAVTLALTLAFEPPEANVMLRPPRNAKEPLLTGRLIWRIVFVSLIIVTGTFGLFLWERLHGETIEHARTVAVNTLVMFEIFYLFNSRNIEGGIFNFEGIFGNRYALLAIVLLLIFQFAFTYLQVMQRLFGTVPINLGHWLLITLIAFSVLPLVELEKWVIRKLGKAD; this comes from the coding sequence ATGATAGGGCAATGGCTTACTGACATAAATAATCTTTCGGTCACGTTTTATCAATGGCTTTCTCTACCCTTCGTTTGGCCATGGCTTGTTATATTGATAGCGATATTTCTCGGCATTACTTCTGCATGGATCACCTGGCATATTTTACAAAGGCAGCAAGGGTCACAACCAGAAACGCAGATATCAGCAGATAAAACTGCCTGGCACAGCTTAAGTGTTGAACAGGTGTTGGATAAATTGCAGGCGTCTATTCATGGTCTTAAGCAGATAGAGGTTAATGAGCGTCAACGGCAATACGGACTTAACCAATTACCGGAAATAAAACCCCGCAGCGCTTTTTTGCGTTTTCTCAGTCAGTTTCATAACCTGTTTATTTATGTATTGCTGTTTACTGCGATAGTAACCTTGGTGCTGGGTCATCTGGTCGATAGTGGGGTGATTTTTGGCGTGGTGATTATTAATGCGCTGATTGGTTTTATTCAGGAAGGGAAAGCGGAAGACGCATTGCAAGCGATTCGCAATATGCTGTCGCCACAGACTTCGGTATTGCGTGATGGCAAGCAGATTGCTGTTGCTGCCGAACAGTTGGTGCCTGGAGATATTGTAGCCCTACAATCCGGTGATAAAGTACCGGCTGATTTACGTTTATTCAAATGTAAAAATTTTCGTGTGCAGGAAGCGGTATTAACCGGTGAATCATTGCCCGTGGAAAAGCAGATCGACCCAGTCGCACAAAACTCAGAGCTGGGTGATCGCTTATCGATGGCGTATTCAGGCACTTTAGTCAGCAGTGGCCAGGCAACAGGTCTGGTTATTGCAACCGGCATTGATACTGAAATCGGCCTGATTAGCGCGTTGGTATCTAAGGTAGAAACACTAGTCACGCCGCTGCTTAAACAAGTCGCTCAGTTTGGTCTCTGGCTGACAAGTTCTATATTGATATTGGCAACAGCAACATTTTTCTTTGGTCACTATTACCGCGGCTACGATTTTACTGAAATGTTTATGGCCGCCGTGGGCCTGGCTATAGCAGCAATCCCTGAAGGTTTGCCAGCCATAATGTCGATTACCTTGGCGATTGGCGTACAGCGTATGGCCAAGCGTCATGCCATTATCCGACGTTTGCCAGCAGTGGAGACTTTAGGTTCGGTAACAGTGATTTGTTCTGATAAAACCGGTACGCTGACCTGTAACGAAATGACAGTAACTTCAGTGTTGACTGCTGATAGTCTGTATAGCGTTGATGGTATCGGTTATAACCCGCACGGAAATTTTCAGCTTGAACAACAGGATATTACTCCCGATGAGTATCCGGTTCTGGGTGAATTAGCGCGTGCTGCGTTGCTATGTAACGATGCATCTCTGCACGAAAAGCACGGCAACTGGTTGTTACATGGCGATCCTACCGAAGGCGCTTTATTAGCAATGGTGCTGAAAGCGGGCCTGGAGATTCATCTGGAACAGGAAAAGTGGCCGCGCACAGATGTCATTCCCTTTGAATCGGAACATCGTTTTATGGCGACCTTACATCACGACCATAGCGGACATGGATTTACTTATATTAAAGGTGCACCGGAAAGGTTACTTGAAATGTGTACTAAACAGCGTAACGGTAGCGAAGATAGCTTACTGAATCGTCATTATTGGTTAGAGCAAATGCAGTTGATGGCACAAAAAGGCCAGCGACTATTAGCTATCGCGATGAAAGCGGACGCAAATCAACAGCGTAACTTAACCTTTGCTGACCTGGAAACCGGATTGACTTTATTGGGCATCGTCGGCATGATCGATCCACCTCGAGGCGAGGCAATTCTGGCCGTGCAGCAATGCCAGGCGGCAGGTATCGCAGTCAAAATGATTACCGGTGATCATGCCGATACGGCAGCCGCTATTGGTACGCAATTGGGGCTGTGTACCCAAGGTGAGGATGTGTTATCAGGGCATGAAATTGAAACCTTATCGGATAAAGAATTACAGCAAGCTGTCAGTAAAATTAATATTTTTGCCCGCTCCAGTCCAGAGCATAAATTACGCCTGGTTAAAGCAATGCAGGCGAATGGCGATATTGTCGCAATGACAGGTGATGGCGTCAATGATGCACCGGCCTTAAAGCGAGCTGATGTCGGAACGGCAATGGGGCAAAAAGGAACAGAAGCTGCTAAGGAAGCAGCGGAAATGGTCTTAGCCGATGATAATTTTGCTTCCTTGGCTCATGCAGTAATGGAAGGGCGCACTGTTTACGATAATCTGAAAAAAGCGATTTTATTTATTCTGCCCACTAATGGTGGCGAGGCGTTAGTGATTATGGCGGCTATTATGATGGGTAGAATGTTACCGATAACGCCAGTGCAGATTCTTTGGGTGAATATGATTACTGCAGTAACACTTGCCTTGACGCTGGCTTTTGAGCCGCCAGAAGCTAATGTTATGCTACGGCCGCCACGTAATGCTAAAGAGCCATTATTAACGGGGCGGCTAATCTGGCGTATTGTGTTTGTTTCTTTGATAATCGTAACAGGTACTTTTGGCTTGTTTTTATGGGAGCGGCTTCATGGGGAAACTATAGAACACGCACGCACCGTGGCAGTAAATACTTTGGTGATGTTTGAGATTTTTTATTTATTCAACTCACGAAATATTGAGGGGGGTATTTTTAATTTTGAAGGTATATTTGGCAATCGCTATGCTTTGTTAGCTATCGTGTTGCTGTTAATCTTTCAGTTTGCTTTTACTTATCTGCAGGTAATGCAGCGTTTATTTGGTACAGTGCCAATAAATTTGGGTCATTGGTTGTTGATTACCCTGATTGCCTTTTCGGTATTACCGCTGGTAGAACTTGAAAAGTGGGTGATACGTAAACTCGGGAAAGCGGATTAA
- a CDS encoding cation:proton antiporter — protein MKFVFSDIFTEIAALLFLAALFGAIGLRLKQPLIVSFIALGIFVGPSGLELVSANDQVDLLAKLGIALLLFVVGLKLDMHIIRTMGPVALATGLGQVFFTSVFGYLIALALGISPVGAVYVAVALTFSSTIIIVKLLSDKREVNALHGRIALGFLIVQDIVVVLVMIGLTAFGQGGDFESLQNEALKVLVNGTGLILAIMLLMRYVLPHVLRVLVKSQELLLLFAIAWAVSLATIGVMLGFSKEVGAFLAGVSIASSPYKNLIAARMVGLRDFLLLFFFIDLGAQMDLSIIGQQLTPALIFSVFVLLGNPLIVMVIMGYLGYRKRTGFLAGLAVAQISEFSLILGALGVKLGHITPQILSVITLVGVVTISISTYMIIYSHQLYEKLAPWMGIFERKIAYRELQEDIDAFDNRANVILIGLGRFGTGIADILSANHYRLHCIDFNPDLVHKGHRSGNPVYYGDAEDPEFISTLSLAHVKWVISTADDPHVSLSLLQGLNNQDFQGKIAVTAHNHAIADKLEQAGADLVLIPYEDAGKGAAAQIMEMSNKQTSVTNI, from the coding sequence ATGAAATTTGTTTTTAGTGATATTTTTACCGAAATAGCGGCTTTATTATTTTTAGCCGCGCTTTTCGGTGCGATTGGTTTGCGCTTAAAACAACCATTGATTGTCTCCTTCATTGCGTTAGGTATCTTTGTTGGTCCATCGGGTTTAGAGTTAGTCAGTGCTAATGATCAGGTTGACCTATTAGCGAAACTGGGAATTGCTTTATTGCTTTTTGTTGTGGGTCTAAAACTGGATATGCATATTATCCGCACCATGGGACCAGTAGCACTGGCAACTGGCTTAGGGCAGGTGTTTTTTACCTCGGTATTTGGTTATTTGATTGCGCTTGCCTTAGGTATAAGCCCAGTTGGTGCCGTTTATGTCGCCGTGGCTTTAACCTTTTCCAGCACCATTATCATTGTAAAGCTCTTATCGGATAAACGCGAAGTCAATGCTTTGCATGGGCGTATAGCTCTTGGATTTTTGATTGTTCAAGATATTGTTGTGGTGCTGGTGATGATCGGCCTGACGGCTTTTGGTCAAGGCGGCGATTTCGAGTCATTGCAAAATGAAGCCTTAAAAGTCCTGGTGAATGGCACTGGGCTGATATTAGCGATTATGCTGTTAATGCGCTATGTATTACCCCATGTCTTACGCGTGCTGGTAAAATCGCAAGAGTTGTTATTGCTGTTTGCGATAGCCTGGGCAGTATCGCTGGCAACCATTGGTGTTATGTTAGGTTTTAGCAAAGAGGTCGGTGCTTTTCTGGCAGGAGTTTCGATCGCTTCTTCACCCTATAAAAATCTGATAGCTGCCAGAATGGTGGGCTTGCGTGATTTTCTGTTATTGTTTTTCTTTATCGATCTGGGCGCACAGATGGATTTATCGATAATCGGGCAACAATTAACACCGGCGCTCATTTTTTCAGTGTTTGTTTTGCTGGGTAATCCCTTAATCGTGATGGTGATCATGGGTTATTTAGGTTATCGAAAACGCACAGGGTTTCTGGCAGGACTAGCTGTGGCACAAATCAGTGAGTTCTCATTAATTCTTGGCGCATTAGGTGTTAAGTTAGGACATATTACCCCGCAAATACTGAGCGTCATTACTCTGGTCGGGGTAGTCACGATCAGTATCTCCACTTATATGATTATTTATTCGCACCAGTTATATGAAAAATTAGCACCCTGGATGGGGATTTTTGAGCGCAAAATTGCCTACAGAGAACTGCAGGAAGATATCGATGCATTCGATAACCGGGCAAATGTTATTTTGATTGGACTAGGACGGTTTGGTACAGGTATTGCTGATATTCTAAGCGCCAATCATTATCGGCTGCATTGTATAGATTTTAATCCTGATCTAGTGCATAAGGGACACCGCTCAGGGAATCCGGTTTATTATGGCGATGCTGAAGACCCCGAATTTATCAGTACATTATCTTTAGCTCATGTAAAGTGGGTGATTAGCACGGCAGATGACCCTCATGTGAGTTTATCTTTATTGCAAGGTTTGAACAACCAGGATTTTCAAGGAAAAATTGCAGTTACGGCACATAATCATGCAATTGCAGATAAATTAGAACAGGCCGGTGCAGATCTGGTTTTAATCCCTTATGAAGATGCAGGTAAAGGCGCTGCTGCACAAATCATGGAAATGAGTAATAAACAAACATCAGTGACGAATATTTAA
- a CDS encoding carbonic anhydrase family protein, giving the protein MKTLTQEMQAAITPTMALELLKDGNKRFINNLKINRNLLQQANETSDGQHPFAVILSCIDSRTSAELIFDQGLGDIFSVRIAGNIINEDILGSMEFACKVAGSKIIVVLGHTKCGAVKGACDHVEMGNLTALLSKLQPAVYDEKTVTENRNSGNEEFVEKVSTINVKRTVHAIMERSPILKEMIENGECGIIGGNHNITTGEVSFYDDVLIIN; this is encoded by the coding sequence ATGAAAACATTAACGCAGGAAATGCAAGCCGCCATCACGCCGACAATGGCCTTGGAATTATTAAAAGATGGCAATAAGCGCTTTATCAACAACCTAAAAATAAATCGCAACTTATTGCAACAGGCCAACGAAACCTCCGATGGACAGCACCCATTTGCAGTGATTTTAAGTTGTATAGATTCCCGTACCTCCGCAGAGCTGATTTTTGATCAGGGTTTAGGCGATATATTTAGTGTGCGCATTGCGGGCAATATTATTAATGAAGACATTTTAGGTAGTATGGAGTTTGCCTGTAAAGTTGCCGGCTCTAAAATAATCGTGGTGTTAGGACATACAAAATGCGGTGCTGTAAAAGGCGCTTGTGACCACGTAGAAATGGGTAACCTGACAGCTTTGTTGAGTAAGCTACAGCCCGCTGTTTATGATGAAAAAACGGTCACTGAGAATCGAAATTCAGGCAACGAAGAATTTGTCGAAAAAGTATCTACCATTAATGTTAAACGAACGGTACATGCCATTATGGAACGCAGTCCAATTTTAAAGGAAATGATTGAAAACGGTGAATGCGGAATTATTGGCGGCAATCATAATATCACTACGGGCGAAGTCAGTTTTTATGATGATGTGTTAATCATTAACTAG